One window from the genome of Erwinia sorbitola encodes:
- the ssuB gene encoding aliphatic sulfonates ABC transporter ATP-binding protein: MSELNTSPARLNAGTPLVINGVSKQYNQRTVLNNIDLHIPSGQFVAVVGRSGCGKSTLLRLLAGLEKASSGELLAGSASLNEAREDIRLMFQDARLLPWKSVIDNVGLGLKGKGWKEQALAALDAVGLADRAKEWPAALSGGQKQRVALARALIHRPGLLLLDEPLGALDALTRIEMQDLIESLWQQHHFTVLLVTHDVSEAVAMADRVLLIEEGNIGLDLLVDLPRPRRKGSVKLAELEAEVLDRVLKRHPAQHQQRYAHG, from the coding sequence ATGAGCGAGTTAAACACCTCTCCGGCGCGTCTGAATGCCGGTACGCCGCTGGTGATCAACGGCGTCAGTAAACAGTACAACCAGCGTACGGTGCTGAATAATATTGACCTGCATATTCCTTCCGGTCAGTTTGTTGCCGTCGTCGGACGCAGCGGCTGCGGTAAAAGTACTCTGCTGCGGCTGCTTGCCGGGCTGGAGAAAGCCAGCAGCGGCGAACTGCTGGCCGGAAGCGCTTCGCTGAATGAAGCGCGGGAAGATATTCGCCTGATGTTTCAGGATGCACGCCTGCTGCCGTGGAAAAGCGTGATTGATAACGTTGGCCTCGGCCTGAAAGGCAAAGGCTGGAAAGAGCAGGCACTGGCAGCGCTGGATGCCGTCGGCCTGGCAGATCGAGCGAAAGAGTGGCCTGCGGCGCTCTCGGGCGGGCAAAAACAGCGCGTGGCGCTGGCGCGGGCGTTAATCCATCGTCCGGGTTTGCTGCTGCTGGATGAACCTCTGGGGGCGCTGGATGCCCTGACGCGTATTGAGATGCAGGATCTGATTGAGTCGCTGTGGCAGCAGCATCATTTTACCGTGCTGCTGGTGACCCACGATGTCAGCGAAGCGGTCGCCATGGCCGACCGGGTGCTGCTGATTGAGGAGGGCAATATCGGGCTGGATCTGCTGGTTGATCTGCCTCGTCCGCGCCGCAAAGGTTCGGTTAAGCTGGCGGAGCTGGAAGCGGAAGTATTGGATCGGGTGTTGAAACGCCACCCTGCGCAACACCAGCAACGGTATGCACATGGCTAA
- the ssuC gene encoding aliphatic sulfonate ABC transporter permease SsuC: MSKTLNRIGNGLLPWALPILLVAVWQLASQMGWLSTRILPSPESIVVTFWKLSASGELWQHLAISSWRAAIGFSIGGSIGLLLGLITGMSKLGERLLDTSVQMLRNVPHLALIPLVILWFGIDESAKIFLVALGTLFPIYLNTYHGIRNIDRGLVEMARSYGLSGWSLFLQVVLPGALPSIMVGVRFALGLMWLTLIVAETISANSGIGYLAMNAREFLQTDVVVVAIILYALLGKLADVSALLLERVWLRWHPAYQLKEENA, from the coding sequence ATGAGTAAGACCCTGAATCGTATCGGTAATGGCCTGCTGCCGTGGGCGCTACCGATTCTGCTGGTGGCAGTATGGCAGCTAGCCTCGCAAATGGGCTGGCTCTCAACGCGAATTTTGCCTTCGCCGGAATCGATTGTCGTCACCTTCTGGAAGCTGTCGGCCAGCGGTGAGCTGTGGCAGCACCTGGCAATCAGCAGCTGGCGCGCAGCGATTGGCTTCAGTATCGGCGGCTCGATTGGTCTGCTACTTGGTTTAATCACCGGTATGTCGAAGCTGGGCGAGCGTCTGCTCGATACCTCCGTGCAGATGCTGCGTAACGTGCCGCACCTGGCGCTAATTCCGCTGGTTATCCTGTGGTTTGGTATTGATGAGTCCGCCAAAATATTCCTTGTGGCGCTGGGTACGCTGTTCCCGATTTACCTCAATACCTACCACGGCATCCGTAATATCGATCGCGGACTGGTTGAGATGGCGCGCAGCTATGGCCTCTCCGGCTGGAGTCTGTTTCTCCAGGTCGTACTGCCCGGTGCCCTGCCCTCGATTATGGTCGGCGTGCGTTTTGCCCTTGGCTTGATGTGGCTGACGCTGATTGTTGCTGAAACCATTTCGGCGAACTCAGGCATTGGCTATCTGGCGATGAATGCCCGGGAATTCCTGCAAACCGATGTGGTGGTGGTGGCGATAATTCTCTACGCCCTGCTGGGAAAACTGGCTGACGTCAGCGCACTGCTGCTGGAACGAGTCTGGCTGCGCTGGCATCCGGCGTATCAATTAAAAGAGGAAAATGCATGA